In Streptomyces sp. NBC_01707, a genomic segment contains:
- a CDS encoding endo-1,4-beta-xylanase has protein sequence MSLVKRSTHGCPGGLPVLLLTACAVAASLAGVPAAAAEPSTLHDLAAAHGKYFGSATDNPELPDTAYAATLGSEFGQITPGNSMKWDTTEPQQGQFSFTKGDVISDFARDHGQTVRGHTLVWHSQLPGWVAALPASQVEAAMTNHITEVAGHYRGEVTAWDVVNEPFNDDGTFRASPFYNAMGSDYIATALRAAHAADPDAKLYINDYNTEGLGAKSDAMYDLVSELVAEGVPIDGVGFQGHLAVQYGFPGGMQQNLKRFADLGLDVAVTELDVRMQLPADAAKLATQATYYRNVVEACLAVARCVGITVWDYTDKYSWVPDAFPGQGAANLYDENLRPKASYDAVRTALGGDDEGGGGGEPGALKARYRNSDPAPADNQIKPALQLVNTGAAAVDLSTVKVRYWFTGDNGASSYGTWCDWSPLGCSTITHRVAAMSSPKAGADHYLEVGFGSGSLAPGSSTGEIQLRLSKTDWSNFDETDDYSRTTGTSYADAPKVAVYIGGELAWGIEP, from the coding sequence ATGAGTCTGGTAAAGCGCTCCACTCACGGCTGCCCCGGTGGGCTGCCGGTCCTGTTGCTCACCGCTTGTGCAGTCGCCGCATCTCTGGCGGGAGTGCCGGCCGCGGCGGCCGAGCCGAGCACCCTGCACGACCTGGCCGCCGCCCACGGGAAATACTTCGGCTCCGCCACCGACAATCCCGAACTGCCCGACACCGCCTACGCCGCCACCCTGGGTTCCGAATTCGGTCAGATCACTCCGGGCAACTCCATGAAGTGGGACACCACCGAGCCGCAGCAGGGGCAGTTCAGCTTCACCAAAGGCGATGTGATCAGCGACTTCGCGCGGGATCACGGTCAGACCGTACGCGGTCACACACTCGTCTGGCACAGCCAGCTGCCCGGCTGGGTCGCCGCGCTGCCGGCGTCGCAGGTGGAAGCGGCGATGACGAACCACATCACCGAAGTCGCAGGCCACTACCGGGGTGAGGTCACCGCCTGGGACGTCGTGAACGAGCCGTTCAACGACGACGGGACCTTCCGCGCGAGCCCCTTCTACAACGCCATGGGCAGTGATTACATCGCCACCGCCCTGCGCGCCGCCCACGCCGCGGACCCGGACGCCAAGCTCTACATCAACGACTACAACACCGAGGGCCTGGGCGCGAAGAGCGACGCCATGTACGACCTGGTCAGCGAACTGGTCGCCGAAGGTGTGCCGATCGACGGAGTCGGGTTCCAGGGGCATCTGGCGGTCCAGTACGGATTCCCCGGCGGCATGCAGCAGAACCTGAAGCGATTCGCCGACCTCGGGCTCGACGTCGCCGTCACCGAACTCGACGTACGCATGCAACTGCCCGCCGACGCGGCCAAGCTGGCCACGCAGGCCACCTACTACCGGAACGTCGTCGAGGCCTGCCTCGCGGTGGCGCGGTGCGTCGGCATCACGGTCTGGGACTACACGGACAAGTACTCCTGGGTCCCCGACGCGTTCCCCGGACAGGGTGCGGCCAACCTCTACGACGAGAACCTCCGGCCGAAGGCCTCGTACGACGCCGTGCGCACCGCGCTGGGCGGCGACGACGAAGGCGGTGGCGGCGGTGAGCCGGGTGCGCTCAAGGCCCGGTACCGCAACAGCGACCCGGCCCCCGCGGACAACCAGATCAAGCCCGCTCTCCAACTGGTGAACACCGGCGCCGCCGCCGTCGATCTGTCCACGGTGAAGGTGCGCTACTGGTTCACCGGTGACAACGGAGCGTCCTCGTACGGCACGTGGTGCGACTGGTCCCCGCTCGGCTGCTCCACCATCACCCACCGGGTGGCCGCCATGAGTTCACCGAAGGCCGGCGCCGACCACTACCTGGAGGTCGGCTTCGGCAGCGGCAGCCTGGCGCCGGGGTCCTCCACCGGTGAGATCCAGCTGCGGCTGAGCAAGACCGACTGGTCGAACTTCGACGAGACCGACGACTACAGCCGCACCACCGGGACCTCCTACGCGGACGCCCCGAAGGTCGCGGTCTACATCGGCGGCGAACTCGCCTGGGGCATCGAGCCCTGA